Below is a genomic region from Fischerella sp. PCC 9605.
AGACATACAAGGCGACATATATTATATACCTTAATAGCTAATTTAAAATGCTGCTGTCGCTAACAGCATTCTAAAAATTTCCTACACTCGCAACAAACAAGCAGGGTGTAGGTAGGGCTTTACTAATTTAACTTGATTGATTTGACACTCCCACACCTGTAAGGAGTGACATTGATGGAATCCAGACCGCCTGTGAGTAACAACCCTCATTCAGGTCTTAACTGATGCGCCTAGTCTTACCCATAGAAACCTATTGGGGCTGCAACTAGCTTCTCAAGCATTAATTCCCGTGGTTTCACGGTACTCAACTAAATTCTACCAACAACTTTTTTGGAGCAGCAGGACTATATACAAATCCCTGCAAAGGGTGGACTTTCTCTTCGTTTTTGCAAACAGGCACTTCAATAATTGATGATTTACCTTTAAGATTAGCCTTCTACCCAAGAGCAAATAAAAGCTACTGTTCGGACTTTTTTTGCTAATACTGCTTTGCTGACACCAATTTTTTTCGTTGATAGCAGAGTCAATGCTTAAACGCGATTAATCGAGCCAGCACGCGATTAACCGCGTTAGCTCTATTATTTCGGACGCTTGGTTCCATACTTGGAGCGACCTTGCTTGCGGTCTTTGACTCCGGCTGTATCTAAAGTGCCACGAATAATGTGGTATCTCACGCCTGGTAAGTCCTTGACCCGACCGCCACGAATCATTACAACAGAGTGTTCTTGCAAGTTGTGACCAATTCCTGGAATGTAAGCTGTGACTTCAAAACCAGATGTTAGTCGCACCCTTGCTACTTTACGCAGAGCCGAGTTAGGTTTCTTCGGTGTGGTCGTGTATACTCTGGTACAAACGCCCCGACGTTGCGGGCATTGCTTCAGAGCTGGGGACTTGGTTTTCTGACGCGCTTTTTCGCGTTCGTTACGTATTAGCTGCTGTATTGTTGGCATGAGTTACAGCGCGTGAAGCTGCTTATAGTCTAACTTTTAACAACAAATCCTGATTATATCTTTTTTTATGGTTTTATGTCAATTGTTTTTTGTTGGTAGTTAGTAGTTAGTAGTTAGTCGTTGGCTCTTAACCACTAACCACTAACTACTAACTCTTGACTAATAGAAAAAGAATTACCACAACCACAAGTAGCAGTTGCTTGAGGGTTATGGAAGCGAAATCCACCGCCCATAAGATCCTCAGAATAATCCACAGTCAAACCATTAACATAATCTAGACTTTCAGCGTCTATGATTACTTGAATGCCATTACACTCAAAGGTGCGATCGCCGCTTTTGAGTGTTTCATCAAAGGACATATCGTAATACCACCCAGAACAACCTCCGGGTTTAACAGCCAATCTAACCAGGAAATTTGGCTGCTTAGACTTTAATCGTTCAATTTCACTTGCAGCTGCTTGACTCAGATGAATCATGGAATTCTTTATAAAATTGAAAACCCCATCTTATATACTACAGACAGGGTTAATAAACAATGCTTACTAGCAAGCTGTATATTTATGCCACTTTCACGCGACAAGCCAGGAATTAGCATGACTATACCGCGCGAAGGGGTCAGCAAATAAGGTTTACACGAGAAGAAAATATATTCTGTTTTTACCTTAAAGCCAACAAAGCGATTTTTGCGACTAATTGAATCTAATACTTGGCTGTTGTAATTTTAATCTTCTTTAGTACGGGCATAATCGTCTTGAAAGCGGATAATATCATCCTCACCCAAGTATTCGCCGTTTTGTACTTCAATTAATACCAAGGGAATTACGCCAGGATTCTCTAAGCGATGAGCTGTGCATTGAGGTACATATGTGGATTGGTTATTGCTTAACAGCACTTCTTGATCGCCACAAATCACCCGAGCAGTACCAGATACCACGATCCAGTGTTCGCTGCGATGATGATGCATTTGCAGGCTAAGGCGGTGTCCGGGCTTAACTTCAATGCGCTTAATTTTATATCCGCGCCCTTCTTCCAAAACCGTAAAAGAACCCCAAGGGCGCAGTTCTGTTGCTGCAACACCCCTGGGGGTGACGGCTGGAGGCAAAGGTAGCGCATGAGTTTGTGTTGTTTCTTGAATTTGAGCCATAGTTACCTCATTTGGAGACATAACAAACCGTTAGTACTCTTAACCATTGATGGAAAAATATGGCGCTATGTTGCAACCGTATAAATTAGCAATTTAGTCCGCCTCTGCCAAACATAGCAAAATCACAAGCTAGTGTGTAATCGATAACCGTTGTCACTACTATATCTATATCAAGTCTTCATGAACTCAAGTGGCAACTTTTACATAGCTTTAAAAAGCTGGTCAATAGTCAATAGTCATTGGTCATTTGTCATTGGTCATTGGTTAGTAGTTAGTAGTTAGTGGTTAGTAGTTAGTAGTTATTCTCCCCATCTCCCCACTTCCCCACTTCCCCACCTCCCCATCTCCCACTCTCCCACTCTCCCACTCTCCGTATCCTCTTTACCGACGGGGTTGCAAGAAAATTCCTATGCCGTTATGAACACGAGCAGCTGTGTTGGGAAAACGATCTAGAAGTTGTCCTCCTAAATAAAGACTAGTTGAACTACCGCCATCCAAATTCAAAGCATTCACGCATCCCATTTGCTGCATTAACCGTGCGTGTTCTGCCAATGTAGGCCCAGCACCCCCTACACGATTGTGCACAGCAGCGATCGTAAGGTTGCCTGTTGCAGTTGTGCAGATGGCGCTACGGACAGCTTTTTGGGCAATGAAGGCATCGCTGAATTTTTCGCCTTTGCCATCGAGGACAATTTGGCGATTTAGCACTAGCAGTGGCCCTGCTCCCAAGATATGAGGATAACTATTAAATTCGGCAGGGTAAGTAGAATTATCGATGCGAACTGAAGAACCGATAGGTAAGACTGAGGCACTGTTGACAGCATTACTACGTAAGGCGAGCAGATATCCATCCTGAGGAATAGGGATAGAAACTTGACCTGCTTTGCCTCCTTGTAATTGATTGGTAACTTGGTTTTTCTGGACAACGAGGATAATTTCGTTGTCGGTTAAGGGATGATAACTTGCTCCCCACGCAGGGGTGTAACGGGCTATGCCACTTTGGACGTAGCCGCTATTGAGAGAAACAATCGGCAATTTCTGGTTGTTAGGGATAATCAGATTTTCCAAAAGAGTCAGACGACCCATATAAAATTGTCCAGAATCATTCCAGGCGATCGCACCTCGGTTCAAAATCGGACTTGACAACCACTGACCATCCCGACGAATCGCACCCAAAGGTAATCGATTATTACGGTTAAAATAACCACCATTAATCGCTGCTACCGCTAATTGCTGTTGTGCCGTTTGCATAATCGGAGCAGTTCCCACAAGGGTGCCGGAGTTCGTCAGAATCGGTTTTATGTTGATCCCAACAGTGCGAGGATTCACTTCTAACCAAACAATAGGAAAGCGTTCTTGACCTAATTGCACAAACTGCTGTCGCCAGTTTAATCCCGGTGCCCAATTAATCGAACGTTGCACCATCGCATCGGGTCGAACATCAATAATCAGGCGGTTGGGGTTCGGTAAAGTACTCACTAGAGGTGCTAAACCGATGGGAACCTCCAGACGAATTAACGTTTGGTTGTTGACTACCTCTACTTGCTTGATTAGTGGAGGTGGGGGAAGTGGTGCAGGGGGTTCCAGAGATGGAGAAGATGGAGGAGGAGGGAAAGATGGTAAAGTATTTTCTCTGTTTACTCCTGTTCCGTCATTTCCTGGAACCATCTGCTTCAATTGGTTTTCTGGAGATGGTAAAGGAATGGGAATATTTTCTATGGCCGGTGGCGGAGGTGGTGGAGGTGGTGTATAACGCTGGATTAAAACCGGATCGGCAATGCCATTGAGGGTAATTGTCCACTCTCTAGTTGTTGGCGAGGAAGGTTTGGGAACTGGGTTATTGGGATCGTCGGGTAGGGGCTGATTTTTTTTGACTGGTAACTCTTGGGTAATTTGCCAGGGAGTAGGGCGATCTAAATTGACAATGATGCGCTCTCCAAATGATTCTTTACCTTGACTAATATCTGTGAGTTTCGCGTTGGGTGTGGATATTATCAAAGTGTTACCCTGAACTTGCAGCTGCCATGCAGATGTTTTGGCAAATTGAGTAATATCTAAATAGCGATATCCTCCCACTAATATGCTTGCTAAAGTCAGTGGTTGGGTGAGGGAAGAATACCACTGTATGGGCTGTCGGACGGGACTGCTACTATTTAGTAAATCTGCTCCAATAAATTGCCTGAGTGCCCCATCGCTGATATGAGTTGTTAACTGACCTGCTTTGAGGCGTCGCTGCAACCACGCTCCTGAAAAAATTCGACCATTAACAGAAATTTGATTACCATAGAATGTTACCCCCTTTAAAGGAGGTGCAGGCAGTTTTGGACTCGGCGTTGATATTGGTTTAGGCTCAATCGGGGACTGGGCAATCCTCGCCTGAAAAAGTTCTTTCTGAGTGGTTGACGAATTTGGGACGCTTGTACTGGCGATCGCAAAATTATAATTAGCCGTTAAGCACAGTAATGAAAAAATTACTGGCGATACCAGAACCTTGACAAATCTGCTATTGAACTGTTTTGAAACTGTATTGCCTTCTTGTCGGCAAAAATTCGACACTTCTACCATAAGTGACTAAGTATTGCTGAATACTATCAACTAACGCACAAACTAACTAATTTTCTGAAATATCAAAAAATAATGACCTAAGTTTTGAACGCTAACGTGATAATGTATAGATGGGATTTTTGTCTCTTGTTGAACACAACAAGCAGTTTTGCCACTATGAATCTGGCTTTGGGTGCGCTTAATCACCCTGGTTTAAACCAAACATGACAGCATCCTGAAGCTTAAAAGTTGAATTCAGAGAAGCCAATCTCACTGAATACTTGCTACTTAAGTGAGATTTGGTTAGTAGCAATGAAGTGACAAATGCGAACAGTAGCAATCTAGGGAGTAACTCCAGAAATATTTTAGGAATCGTCAAATGGGGATATAGTGTAATACGCTGCTTTTTTCGCTGAATCAGGATAATTGTAGTTTTATAAAGTAAATAAAGCCTAGAGTTTCAGCTTTGTTAAGGTCAGCCAAAAGATGCTGTACCTCGTTTCTTACTTGCGTTTTGGTAAAGGGCATTGAGGGAGTACATAGCTTCGCGATATAAATAGAACACTGTTCGAGCAAACTCTCGTTTGCTTGACTCAGCAAAAACACATAAAAAATGACGCATAGATTTTAACACGGGTAGAACAAAAGTCAACCCGAAGTTAAAATTTTTTTTCCCTAAATTTCGGTTATTTGTGATTTTCTTCATCGGTCCATTTAGAAAATTTTTCTCACTGTTGGCGGCAAATTTTTAACCTCAGGATGACAGGGATAGTCTATGAATAAAAAATCGGTGAATCAAGACCAGGAAATGAGATTTACGGATGCTTCTTCAGGGTGTACTTACCAAGGACAAAGGTGGTTGGTAGAAGAACGAGATGCCTGTGGTGTAGGTTTTATTGCCCACCGTCACAATCATCCTAGTCACGAAATTGTGTCAAAAGCCTTAGCGGCTTTAACTTGTCTGGAACACCGAGGAGGTTGTAGTGCCGATCAAGACTCTGGTGATGGCGCAGGAATCTTGACCGCGATTCCGTGGGAGTTGTTCCAAAAAGAATTCACGGCACGAGGAATGCAACTCCCTACTGGTAACAATATCGCAGTCGGGATGATATTTTTACCACAAAACCCACAAGCAGCACAAAAAGCTAAGGCTACAGTTGAGCAAGTAGCAACTGAGGAAAAATTGACTGTACTGGGTTGGCGAGAAGTGCCACTACAGCCTAATTTACTGGGAGTGCAAGCTAGAGAAAATCAACCCCAAATTGAACAAGTTTTCGTAGCCTCCCAAGACAACAGTGGTGACGAACTCGAAAGGCAATTGTATGTTACCCGTCGTCGGATTGTTAAAGCAATCCGCACTCACAATCAAAACTGGTCTGAAGAATTTTACATCTGTTCCCTGTCCAGTCGCACAATTGTTTACAAAGGCATGGTGCGTTCTGCGGTCTTGGGTGACTTTTATCTTGATTTAAAAAACCCAGATTATCAAAGCGCTTTTGCTGTATATCACCGCCGCTTTAGCACCAACACCATGCCTAAATGGCCGTTGGCGCAACCAATGCGGCTTTTGGGTCACAACGGCGAAATCAATACCCTATTGGGCAATATCAACTGGATGACAGCCAGACAAGCAATTTTGGAGCATCCAGTGTGGGGCCTTCGCTTAGAAGAACTTAAGCCATTTGTCCATATTGATAATAGCGATTCTGCAACTTTAGATAACGTTCTGGAGTTAATGGTGCGCTCAGGACGCAGCCCCTTGGAAGCCCTAATGATTATGGTTCCGGAGGCTTACCAAAATCAGCCGGAATTGCGTAATTATCCTGAGATTGTCGATTTCTATGAATACTACAGCGGTCTGCAAGAAGCATGGGATGGGCCAGCACTTTTGGTATTCGGCGATGGGCTAAAGGTTGGTGCAACACTAGATCGCAATGGTTTAAGACCGGCTCGTTACTGCATCACCAAAGACGATTACATCATCGTTGCTTCTGAAGCAGGTGTTGTGGAGGTAAACGAAGCCAACATCATTGAAAAAGGTAGACTTGGGCCAGGGCAAATGATCGCCGTGGACTTGGAAACTCATGAGGTACTGAAGAACTGGGAAATTAAGCAGCGCGTTGCTAAACGACAACCCTATGGAGAATGGTTGCGACAGCACCGTCAAGAACTTAAGTCCTTGGTCAATGGTCATTTGTCATTAGTCAATGGCAAAGGAAATTTGACAAATGACAACGGTAATGGACTCCAAACAACCAACACCCAACAACCAACAACAACTAAAATCGACAGACAAACTTTGTTGCAGCATCAAGTTGCCTTTGGCTACACCACAGAAGATGTAGAAATGGTGATTCAGCCAATGGCAATGGAAGGCAAAGAGCCGACTTTCTGCATGGGTGATGATATTCCTTTAGCGGTTCTGTCAGAGAAACTCCACTTGCTGTACGACTATTTCAAACAGCGCTTTGCTCAGGTGACGAACCCTGCCATCGATCCCCTACGGGAAAAGTTGGTGATGTCCTTAAAAGTCGAACTGGGTGAACGGGGTAATTTGTTAGATCCCAAGCCAGAATATGCTCGCAGGCTGAAACTAGAGTCGCCAGTACTGACAGAAGCAGAATTAGAGGCAATTAAGCAGTTAGATTTTGCTGCTGTTGAGTTGTCTACGCTGTTTGTCATTGCTAACGGCCCAGAAGGGTTGAAAGCAGCAGTCAAGTCTTTGCAAGCAAAAGCGGCGGAGGCGGTGCGCTCAGGTGCGAAGATTTTAATTTTGAGTGACAAGATCCCCCCAACCCCCCGAAATTCGGGGGGCGAAGGGGGGATCGGTTCCGAATACTCCTATATTCCTCCCCTGTTGGCTGTAGGTGCAGTACACCATCACCTGATCGATGAAGGACTGCGGATGAAAGCGTCTCTAGTAGTCAATACGGCTCAATGCTGGAGTACCCATCACTTTGCTTGTTTAATTGGCTACGGTGCTGGCGCAGTTTGCCCGTATATGGCTTTGGACACAGTGCGTGATTGGTGGGCAGATCCCAAAACGCAACAGTTTATGGAGCGAGGTAAAATTGCTACCCTCACTCTAGAGGAAGCTATTGGCAATTATCGCCAGGCAGTAGAAGCTGGTTTGCTAAAAATCCTCTCTAAAATGGGAATTTCGCTGCTATCGAGCTATCAAGCAGCGCAAATCTTTGAGGCTATTGGTATCGGTGGGGATTTGCTAGAACTGGCTTTCAAGGGTACGACTTCCCGCATCGGTGGTTTGAGTGTCAGCGACTTGGCGCAAGAAGTGCTGTGTTTCCACAGCAAGGCTTTCCCAGAACTGACAACCAAGAAATTAGAAAACCTGGGCTTTGTCCAGTATCGTCCCGGTGGCGAATACCACATGAATAGCCCCGAACTTGCCAAAGCGCTGCATAAGGCTGTTGACGGCAAGAACTACGACCACTACGAAGTGTACAAGAAGTACCTGCAAGACAGACCTTTGACAGCATTGCGGGATTTGCTCGACTTCCAAAGCGATCGCGCTCCCATTCCGATTGAGGAAGTAGAATCGGTTAGCGAGATCGTCAAGCGCTTCTGTACAGGCGGTATGTCTTTGGGGGCGTTATCGCGGGAAGCTCATGAAACTTTGGCGATCGCCATGAACCGCATTGGCGGTAAATCTAACTCTGGGGAAGGCGGCGAAGATCCAGTACGTTTCACAGTCTTGAATGATGTCGATGAAACTGGTCACTCGCCCACCCTCGCTCACTTAAAAGGATTGCGAAACGGTGATACCGCTTCCAGCGCGATCAAACAAGTCGCTTCGGGACGCTTTGGCGTGACGCCAGAGTACCTGATGAGTGCCAAACAAATTGAAATCAAAATCGCCCAAGGTGCGAAACCAGGGGAAGGCGGACAACTACCAGGGAAAAAGGTCAGTCCTTATATTGCCATGCTACGGCGCTCCAAGCCTGGTGTAACGTTAATTTCACCGCCACCGCACCACGATATCTATTCGATTGAAGACTTGGCACAGTTGATTTTTGACTTGCATCAAATCAACCCGAAAGCACAAGTGTCGGTGAAGCTAGTTGCAGAAATCGGTATCGGTACGATCGCTGCGGGTGTGGCTAAGGCTAACGCTGATATCATCCAGATTTCCGGTCACGATGGCGGTACAGGAGCCTCACCTCTAAGTTCGATTAAGCACGCGGGCTCTCCGTGGGAACTCGGCTTAACTGAAGTGCATCGCGTTCTGATGGAAAATAGCCTGCGCGATCGCGTCATTTTGCGCGTGGATGGCGGGTTCAAGAGTGGCTGGGATGTGCTGATGGGCGCATTGATGGGAGCAGAAGAATTTGGTTTCGGTTCGATCGCCATGATTGCCGAAGGCTGTATTATGGCGCGGATCTGCCACACCAATAACTGTCCTGTAGGTGTTGCGTCTCAAAAAGAAGAACTGCGGAAACGGTTTACGGGTATCCCAGAACACGTAGTTAACTTCTTCTATTTTATTGCTGAGGAAGTACGCAGCTTATTGGCAAGACTCGGTTATCGAACGCTGTCGGAATTAGTTGGACGTGCCGATCTGTTGAAGGTGCGCCAAGGTGTGCATTTCAACAAGACACAAACATTGAACCTTGATTGTTTGCTACAGCTACCAAATGCGAAAGAAAATCGCAGTTGGTTGGTGCATGAAGAAGTTCACAGCAACGGTGCGGTGTTGGATGACCAATTACTTAGCGATCCCGACATTCAAGCAGCGATCGCCAACCATGCTGTTGTGACTAAGACTGTGGCTGTTGTCAACACCGATCGGACTGTGGGCGCACGCCTAGCAGGAGCGATCGCGTCCCAATACGGTGACAATGGCTTTGCTGGGCAAATAAACCTCAACTTCCAAGGAAGTGTAGGACAAAGCTTTGGCGCTTTCAACCTGCCTGGTATGATTCTCACCTTAGAAGGGGAAGCGAACGACTATGTCGGTAAAGGAATGAACGGTGGTGAAATTATTATTAAGCCGCCTGCAAATGCTACCTACGACCCTGCACAAAACGTGATCATTGGCAATACCTGCCTTTACGGTGCGACCGGTGGAATGTTGTTTGCCAACGGTTTAGCTGGCGAACGCTTTGCTGTACGGAACTCTAATGGTACGGCTGTCATCGAGGGAGCAGGCGATCACTGCTGTGAATACATGACTGGTGGCGTGATTGTCATCCTGGGCAAAGTTGGACGTAACGTTGGCGCTGGGATGACTGGTGGATTAGCGTACTTCTTGGATGAAGACGGTACTTTCCCTGAGTTAGTCAACCAGGAAATTGTGAAAATTCAACGAGTGATGACAGCAGCTGGTGAAAAGCAACTCAAGGAGTTAATCGCAACTCACCGCGATCGCACGGATTCGGCTAAGGCGAGGATGATTCTGGAAAACTGGCAAGAATTTTTGCCTAAGTTTTGGCAGTTAGTTCCGCCTTCTGAAGCTGATGGACCAGAAGCTAATCCTCAGCAAGAAAAACAGTTAAGTACGGTTTAGTCATTGGTCAATAGTCATTAGTCATTAGCTAATAACCAATGACTAATGACTATTAAGAAAAGACGACTGGCAAAAGTGAATTTTTGATATACGACCACAGATAGACAATAAATAAAAGTTTTTCCTCTGCTTCCCACCTCTTGTAGGGGGGAATGAGGGGGGTACACACACATATTGTTTGTGTTGATCTGTGTTTATTTATGGTCGAAAATAAGCGACTACTGGACTTGTAGAATAAATCTATTGGGCAATACCGTTCGGTATGTAGAGACGCGTACGCCGCAGGCGTTCCCGCAGGGTAATTTCGCGTCTCTACAGAGTCTTCTCTTTTTCAAATTAACCCTTTCCCTTTACCCTTTTCCCTTTCCCCATTCTTCTAAGTGCCAAATACTTGCGGCCAAGTCGTGACCAGGAAAACTACAACTGCTGCGATCGCTAATAACCCCTGAATTAAATTCCCAATTACACTACCGACTACAATTCCTATACCTGCTTTCACAGCTAGAACTAAATTTCTTCGGTACAGGAATTCACCGATAATTGCTCCTAAGAGAGGCCCGATTAGCATTCCTAATAAGGGCCCTCCTACTGGTAAAGCTGGCAATAATCCTAAAAATCCCGCAATTAAACCGATAATTGCTCCTATTTGCCCCCAATTGCTAGCACCTGCTTTTTTTGCACCTAAGTAAGCAGCTAGCCAGTCTACTGCGATACTAAGGATTAAAACTACACCTGTAACAATTAACGGCGTACTAACATCGGCAAAGGAACCCTTTACAAATCCCCAGATAATAATAGCAATTAAAATTAAGCTAGCACCTGGGATAGCAGGAACTACAGAGCCGATGATGCCTACAACCATTAAGGCAAGCAGTAACAAATAGATAATTTGCATAGGATTTAGTTGGTAATTGGTGAGCCAGCGCGCTCCAAAGGGGGTTTCCCCCATGTAGACGCCCGCAGGGCGGTGAGACCAGCCCCCGTCTTGGCTTTTGCCTTTAGGGGGGACTGGCGTAGACGCGCGCAGCGCGGCTTCTCGTAGAGTACCCGGAGGGCTTCGGTGCAGGGTGCGACTGGCGAACCCGTAAGGGTAATTGGTAATTGGTAATTGGTAATTGATAATTGGTAATTTTCTCTCCCATTACTCATTACCCATTACCTCACCTAGAGTAACAGCTAATTTATCAGCAATTCCAGCGATCCAGTTTTCATCTTGTTTGGTATAACTACGAGGAGCATTTGCCCCTAAAATTAAAACGCCTTTGTTGCCTATAGGTTGACAAATTATTCCTTGGGTATTTTCTGGTAAATAATCAAATTCAATTTTTCCTGGATAGACTTTTAAATTAACCAAATAAACGGGTTTTTGTGTTTCTAGTACCCGCTTTAAAATTGGCCCTATTGTCACCTCTGATTTTGTGCTTAAAATTCCGCGTCGCAACAAAACTTGACCTTGATAAAAAACCACGAGCGATCGCGTTACTGTGTTAGTTAATAACAAATGAGATGCCCAAGCTAGTTCTATTTTGATTCTCTCTGGCAAATCTGGAGCAAGTACAAAACCTTCTTCTCCAATTAGTTCTACCGCATCAGGCAGTTGGGGTTGTACCTGCTGCCAAAGCAAACCAGTCAAAATTAACACCCCACTTAAAATCACACCTAGGACATCTGCACGGGCTTGGGAGTCTGTTATATCTGGTGTCAGCAACCGATTAATCAGCAAAAGTACAGCACCTAATCCACCAACAACAATAGGTAGACGCCGCAAAATGCGATTTGGGTCAGATTTAGCCATGTTTTTCCATACTGAGTTAGGAGCTAGGAGTTCTGAGCTTAATTTTTACCCCATCTCCCCATCTCCCTATCTCCCGATCTTTAAATTACTCCTCCCCTGGTTCAATTATCCGTTGAAAAAGATAGCCTGTTCCTCTGGCTGTCAGAATTAACTCTGGGTTGCTGGGATCGTCCTCCAGCTTTGCCCGCAGACGCGAAATATGTACATCTACCACACGGGTATCCACATGGCGTTCTGGTGTGTATCCCCATACTTCCTGCAAAATTTCCGAGCGGGAAAAAGCTTCTCCAGAGCGACTTACCAACAACTCTAACAAGCTAAATTCCATACCTGTCAAGCGAATGCGCTCATCACCTTTGTAGACTTGCCGCTTATTTGTGTCGATTTTGATGTTGCCAACATGGATTACCCCAGAACTGGGAATGCCAGAAGCGCCGGTTTTGTCTACCCGTCGCAGTACTGAGCGAATGCGAGCTTCGAGTTCTTTTGGGGAAAAAGGTTTAACTACGTAATCATCAGCACCCAATTCCAGACCGGTGATGCGATCGGCTACATCTCCCAAGGCTGTTAGCATAATAATTGGGACATCTGATTCTTTACGTAATTCTTGACAGACGCCGTA
It encodes:
- the rpaB gene encoding response regulator transcription factor RpaB, with protein sequence MESHKEKILVVDDEASIRRILETRLSMIGYDVVTAGDGEEALETFRKTDPDLVVLDVMMPKLDGYGVCQELRKESDVPIIMLTALGDVADRITGLELGADDYVVKPFSPKELEARIRSVLRRVDKTGASGIPSSGVIHVGNIKIDTNKRQVYKGDERIRLTGMEFSLLELLVSRSGEAFSRSEILQEVWGYTPERHVDTRVVDVHISRLRAKLEDDPSNPELILTARGTGYLFQRIIEPGEE